Proteins from one Rosa chinensis cultivar Old Blush chromosome 7, RchiOBHm-V2, whole genome shotgun sequence genomic window:
- the LOC121050587 gene encoding uncharacterized protein LOC121050587: protein MALGKTLTLASLIAFEKYGSGNGNSASADESIPYDNEMGEDSSEKEEFMSVTDKGHQNWGKVTGEYLHFPRGGTQFKNGALHNNDFIQKSLPERVILDVGCGNLPLELNHVLRSGGYFVWSATLIYQNLPDDVGIWKVMSELIQSNCWDLVMIRNDKLNQVTDAIYRKPSTNECYTERAQNQPPLCMFIEMSKVEGFSHYSRVIPQVFSSQFRDFILLNVNPCQPTTSAQMFSLRFVTVMICFPIQKVKPTSIIYGMTRRNLTHAALPSVFWYVQMCKGINLLQTHGTIIITIEMGVISGNIIRAVFQPRSFSIEEAIDVLQINLAFSNEALLLILLSSNSNSHVSVHLCAPLHAWQLTTDDGYLQLDYKLGCDLMTMDNKSDLVLYTGYQTP from the exons ATGGCTTTGGGTAAGACTCTAACTTTGGCTTCCTTGATTGCTTTTGAAAAATATGGTAGTGGCAATGGCAACAGTGCTAGTGCAGATGAAAGCATACCGTATGATAATGAAATGGGAGAGGATAGCAGTGAGAAGGAAGAATTTATGAGTGTAACTGATAAGGGTCACCAAAATTGGGGTAAAGTAACTGGTGAATACCTTCATTTCCCTAGGGGTGGAACTCAATTTAAGAATGGTGCTCTTCACAATAATGATTTTATTCAAAAATCTCTTCCTGAACGCGTGATATTGGATGTTGGGTGTGGTAACCTGCCTTTAGAGCTTAATCATGTCTTGCGATCTGGAGGTTACTTTGTGTGGTCTGCAACTCTAATTTACCAAAACCTTCCTGACGATGTTGGCATCTGGAAAGTGATGTCTGAACTAATACAGTCAAATTGCTGGGATTTGGTGATGATTAGAAACGATAAGCTCAATCAAGTCACTGATGCTATCTATAGAAAACCATCTACCAATGAGTGCTATACTGAAAGAGCACAAAATCAGCCTCCTCTTTGCATGTTCATTGAAATGTCAAAGGTAGAAGGGTTCTCCCACTATTCAAGGGTTATTCCTCAAGTGTTCAGTTCTCAGTTTCGTGACTTTATCTTGTTGAATGTAAATCCTTGTCAGCCAACAACTTCTGCACAAATGTTTTCTTTGAGGTTTGTCACTGTGATGATTTGCTTTCCTATTCAAAAGGTAAAACCCACCTCCATTATTTATGGAATGACTCGCAGAAATTTAACCCATGCTGCTCTACCTAGTGTTTTTTGGTATGTTCAAATGTGCAAGGGCATAAATCTGTTACAGACCCATGGTACAATAATCATTACAATTGAAATGGGTGTCATATCTGGGAATATAATTAGAGCAGTCTTTCAGCCAAGAAGTTTTTCTATTGAAGAAGCTATTGATGTTCTCCAAATCAATCTTGCTTTCTCAAATGAGGCTCTTCTACTTATCCTGTTGTCC TCAAATTCTAATTCTCATGTGAGTGTTCATCTATGTGCACCACTACATGCTTGGCAACTTACTACAGATGATG GATACTTGCAATTGGATTATAAATTGGGATGTGATCTTATGACTATGGACAATAAGAGCGACTTGGTTCTGTATACTGGATATCAGACTCCATAG
- the LOC112180122 gene encoding glycosyltransferase BC10 has product MGIGDRKSQPIRKLLGSYLQFFHAFHLVFFFIGLSIGVMISLFCKNFIFKLQTTSDSVSSFTLPTSTSLSLLPPPPSPAPIPLLDSGDVVTSDVEAQTLLVHNMDDDLELFWRASFVPRITEFPYNRVPKVAFMFLTKGPIPLAPLWEMFFKDHQGLYNIYFHPHPSYVESWPKNSVFYRTRIPSKQVEWGKPTMIDAERRLLASALLDFSNERFVLLSETCIPLFNFTTVYNYLMNSNKSFLASYDDPRKVGRGRYNPQMDPTVTISDWRKGSQWFEVNRKLAIEIISDTKYYPIFKKYCSPPCYMDEHYIPTLVNIIGPGHNSNRTVTWVDWSKSGPHPGRFGRNGVSDELLNRIRFGTNGTCDGDVNTTSSMCFLFARKFMPDTLQPLLQIAPVLLGSISQ; this is encoded by the exons ATGGGAATTGGAGACCGAAAATCCCAACCAATTAGAAAACTTTTGGGTTCCTATTTACAGTTTTTTCATGCCTTTCATCTCGTGTTCTTTTTCATTGGTTTGTCCATTGGAGTCATGATCAGCTTATTCTGCAAAAACTTCATATTCAAATTGCAAACCACCTCAGATTCTGTCTCTTCGTTCACACTACCGACGTCAACATCACTGTCGCTGCTTCCGCCGCCACCCTCACCAGCGCCGATCCCTTTACTGGATTCCGGTGATGTCGTTACATCCGATGTTGAGGCACAGACACTTCTGGTGCACAATATGGATGATGATCTTGAGTTGTTTTGGCGGGCATCGTTTGTTCCGAGGATTACAGAGTTTCCCTATAACCGTGTGCCTAAAGTTGCTTTCATGTTCTTGACAAAGGGTCCTATACCTCTAGCCCCATTGTGGGAAATGTTCTTCAAAGACCATCAAGGACTTTACAACATATATTTTCACCCTCATCCATCCTATGTAGAATCGTGGCCCAAAAATTCTGTTTTCTATCGAACAAGAATTCCAAGCAAG CAAGTTGAATGGGGAAAACCAACCATGATTGACGCCGAGAGACGTCTACTAGCGAGTGCCCTCCTTGACTTCTCTAATGAACGATTCGTGTTGTTGTCCGAGACTTGCATCCCACTATTCAACTTCACTACAGTATACAACTACCTCATGAATTCCAATAAGAGCTTTTTAGCTTCCTATGATGATCCAAGGAAAGTTGGCCGTGGCAGATACAATCCCCAAATGGATCCTACAGTAACAATATCAGATTGGCGAAAAGGGTCACAATGGTTCGAGGTCAACCGCAAACTTGCAATAGAGATCATATCAGATACCAAGTACTACCCCATATTCAAAAAGTATTGCAGTCCTCCTTGCTACATGGATGAGCATTACATCCCTACCCTAGTGAACATTATCGGCCCCGGTCACAACTCAAACAGGACCGTTACTTGGGTTGATTGGTCCAAGAGTGGTCCGCACCCTGGAAGATTTGGGAGGAATGGTGTTTCAGATGAATTGCTGAATCGAATAAGGTTTGGTACTAATGGTACCTGTGATGGTGATGTTAATACAACCAGTTCTATGTGCTTTTTGTTTGCTAGGAAGTTCATGCCGGACACTCTGCAACCTCTCTTGCAAATTGCACCCGTGTTGCTAGGTTCCATTTCTCAATAG